In Metopolophium dirhodum isolate CAU chromosome 9, ASM1992520v1, whole genome shotgun sequence, the genomic window CCCGTACACATCACTACTAAGTTGGATTAATTACAAATagcttttaataaatataaatataaatttatataatatataaaagtatgcAGTATGTACACCCCATTTTATTCTTTAACAATGTATTGATTCTAATACCTATACTGATtattggaattttaaatatattaggtaaggACCTAATTGACAACTATTATTTAGAATTACAAATTTACTAAATCAACAAAATAgtttaggtactataaaaaGGTTGGTTCTCGGtggaaaaaaaaagtagttggTATCGCCTTAGATAGGACACTCCTCAGATTGTATAGGTACCCATAGGCTATAACGAATCTAAGCATTTGCCAAAGTTGAGAAACAGCTATCCATACCTACTCGTTTTAGCCAATTTTATGCCTCAATGCGACAATTCCTTAtcgaagaaaacatttttttttcgcgactacctattcaatattatatcatattatatttgagaGGGCTCCCCCAGTTACGCTTACGGTGTAGACGAATGTGGACGCACGCATATACTTACTGAAGAATTGGTCAGCGGTGGTGTCCGTGGTCATACAGGTGGTTTGGTCGGTAGGCCCGCGACCGGGCTGAAACTGCAATAAGCCGTGTTCGGCAGACCGGAAGTCGTCAACGTCGCAGAAACCAACCAGTTCCGGGACCAATAGTGAAGGTTGTGGCGGCGGGGGTGGCTGTAGCGTCAGTGGCGTCAGATGCAATGGTCCACCGACGTCCGCCGGAGTCCAGTACGGTTGCGACACGTCGACGACCCCGCCAGCGCCGGACGATGAATTATATTCCTGTGGCGACGATGACCAGTTGTGGTCGCTGTACGCGTCGTACGGACCAACGTATCCGCCGCAATAACCGGCGGGGGCCGTGTCGTAGTAATAAGGTTCTGCGAAGTATTCGCCGCCGTCCTTGGTCGAGTGGTGCGCGTGATGGTGATGGTGATGTGGgtacgcggcggcggcggccggtTCGCACTCGGAGGGATTGCTGCCGCAGTGGTAGTCGGCGGTGGCGGATGCGGTGGCGGCGGCTGCGGCGTACTGATGCTGCGGCTGCAGCAGGTATTCGTCGGCGGTGAACTGGTCCATGGTGACGGTGCAACCGGCAAGTGCAGCGTTCGTCGTGTGCATATCTATGGTCTGCTGCAGTCCGTCCCCGCGGCGACGTGACTCCTCGATCACTGTTGCCGGTTTCGGCGGTGCGCTCGTCATCTCCGCTCGCCGACGATGCACCGCAGCCTCCGCCCCTGCACCAGGGCTCCGCCGGGGTGCACCCGCGGGGGTCCCCGCCCAAGCCCACCGAATATCGGCCAATCGGAGAGCCGCTCGGTGGACCCGGCGCGCCGAGCACATGGCCcgtctatataatgtatagtgaCTCGCGCCGCGGTCGTCTCGAAAAATacgctttattattattattattattatcatcatcatcgttaTCATCGATATcgtaatatataactatataagcgTAAATCGGTTGatgttttatatatgtatatccgTGTATGTTCTATCGTCGTCGAACTCTAAATATATAGATGCGCAGACGTCCGAGCGAGGACGGTCcatgacgatataatattattcatattattacgattttgttattttgtattacacGTGATGTCAATAAAACGTTGACCGTACTGAAAGTGAGTGGGACATGTGCAGGACAGTAAaggtgcgtgtgcgtgtgt contains:
- the LOC132952523 gene encoding muscle-specific homeobox protein tinman-like, whose product is MTSAPPKPATVIEESRRRGDGLQQTIDMHTTNAALAGCTVTMDQFTADEYLLQPQHQYAAAAATASATADYHCGSNPSECEPAAAAAYPHHHHHHAHHSTKDGGEYFAEPYYYDTAPAGYCGGYVGPYDAYSDHNWSSSPQEYNSSSGAGGVVDVSQPYWTPADVGGPLHLTPLTLQPPPPPQPSLLVPELVGFCDVDDFRSAEHGLLQFQPGRGPTDQTTCMTTDTTADQFFKSTLNNKQIINRCDQKKSMNKSSTSQRQRAKRKPRVLFSQDVISELEHRFNQQRYLSATEREAMALRLRLTPTQVKIWFQNRRYKSKKLITTDCTIPDNNKKPPRRQFPVIKHCYTELTSLITNNNHNFNHSNKYFNI